Genomic DNA from Streptomyces sp. GS7:
GCATGATGCCGCGCTCCCCGAGATCGGCCACGAGGTCCGGCGGGCAGCGCCGCAGCACCGCCCCGATACCGTCGAGGATCGCGGTCAGCGGCGTGATGATCGCGCGCCGTACCCTCTCGGTGTCGACGTGCACGGAGCGCGCCAGTCCACTCACCACATCCCGCCCGTGCACCTCGGTGGTGCCCGGCGTCAGCTCGCCCTCCCCGGCGAACATCAGATGCAGCGGGCGTACCGACTGGCCGGGCAGCATCAGCTCGTGGTGCAGCCGCAGATGCTGGATGACCGCGTGATCGATGGCATTGCCGCCCACGGGGACGGTCTCGGCGGCCACGATGGAGCCGAGGGACAGCACCGCGACCTGGGTGGTGCCCGCGCCGCACACCACGATCATCGTCGCCTCCGGCTGCTCCACCGGCAGCCCGCAGCCGACGGCGGCGGCGACCAGCGTGTCGACCAGTTCGACCCGCCGCGCACCCAGCCCGGTGAGGGTCTCCACGGCCGCCCGCTGGGCCAGCGGCTCACTGCCGTACGGCAGGCAGACCGCGGCCCGCATACTCGGCCGGCGCCGCCACGTCTTGCGCAGCTTGTCGCCGACCAGGTGGCGCAGCAGCCGCTGCGCCATGTCGATGTCCACGACCGTCCCGTTGGAGACCGGCCGGACCACCTTGATGTAGTCGGGGGTGCGGCCCTCCATCACCTCGGCCTGAGCGCCGACGGCCAGCAGCGAGCCGGAACGGGTGTTGACCGCGGCGACGGTCGGTTCGTCGACGACCAGCCCCTGGTTCTTGACGTACACCCTGGTCCGGGCCGCACCGAGGTCGACGGCGGCCGAGCAGCGCCGCAGTTGGGCGAGGCAGATGGTCATGGTGGATTCCTCCCCGATGGGCCGGTCTGGCCGTCCCCGGTGGGCCGGTAATGGACGCAAGCGCCCACACGGGAGCGCTCGTGCGCCATCCTCCGGGCCCGATTCCCACCCCGCTCGTCGAGCGCGTCCGCCCGGGGGACGGAAGAGGGGAAGGCGGGGCGAAGGGGTGACGGGAACGGTGACGCGGGCGGCACGGCGACGGAGACGGAGGCGGGGAGGGGGTCGGGGAAGGAGCCGGGAGCCGGGGGAGGTACGGGGCAAGGCGCGAGGGAAGGCGCGAGGGAACGCGGCGGGGCTGCCCGGCCCGGCCCGCCTCGGCGACTCACGTGCTCATGCCGCACCGACGCACGTACAACCCGGCCTAGGGATGTCCCGGCTCACCGACGTCCCGGCTCACGGACGCACCGCCCCCATGGTCTCCGACGAGCCGGACGCATACCTGACGCCATGTCACCACCGCGCTACCGCCGTCCACATCGGCGGGCTCCCCACGCCATCGATCGCTCGCGTCCGCACCCGCCGGTCCGTCAGCCCACCCTCCGTTGGAACAGTCCCCAGGTGAACTCCGCGACGACGTCCTGTCGTTTTCCGTCCGGACCGTGGGCGGTGCAAGCCAGCTGCCAGCGGTTGGGGGCGCTGCCCTCCATGGGGCGGGCCGGAGCGAAGGCGCGGGCGACCTCGTCGACCGTGCACGACCACGGGGTGAGGTCCTCCGTCGTACGCAGCACGGGGGTGGCTGCGTCAGGCGCCCGGACGAGCCACGCGTTCCACACGGCGCCCCCCGGGGCGGTGAGGACCTCGAACCGCAGATCGGGCCAGAGGGGTACCGGCCAGGTCAGCGCCTCGCAGGTCAGATCGCCGACGCGGCGACCGGCGACGGTCTCGGGGGCGCCGAGCAGCGCACGGTACGGCTGGACGCCGGCCCGCGCCCGCGGGGCGTGCATCCGGGCCTGCCAGCGGCGGTTGGCCTCACGCATCTCGGCCCGGGAGACCCCCAGTTCACGGAGTGCGTCCTCGACGAGCCCGGACTGGTGGTCGGCCATCCGGCGCAGCAGTACGAGCTGGAAGGCGAGGGGGCCCGGCAGGTCTGCGGAGGCGCCGGAGCCGGCGGGCGGGTCGTTGTCAGTGGCGGGGTTCATGATGGACATGGTCGCGGACGGACGCGGCGGACCCGGCGGAGGCGGCGGCCGGCGCGGAGGCGACGGGTCCGGGGCGGGCGCCGTCGGGGAGGAAGAGCACGGAATTGACGTAGCGGCGGTGCGGGGCGAGGGAGCGCCTCAGCAGGCCGTGTTCGGCGACATGGGAGGTGCGGGACTGATGGGCGGGCAGATCGAAGTCGGCCAGCGGCAACCAGCGGTCGTGCGGCAGGACCCAGCCGCGGTACCCGCGGGCGGCCGTCCACTCCAGCACGGGCGCGAGCGGCTGAATGCGTGTCTCCAACTCGACGAACAATGCGGGTAGTTCTCGCTCGACGGTGCGTACCGCGCCGCGCAGCACCGCCAGTTCGCCACCGTCCACATCGATCTTGATGAGGGTGACGGCCGACAACTCCAGCCCGTCCAGGGGAAGGCAAGGGACGTCCAGAGCGGTGGTGTGCAGCTCACGGCGTACGAGCGAGGAGACCCCGCGGTCGCCACGGCCGTTCGGGGGCAGCCAGAGCGTGGCGCAACCGGCGTGATCCGTGGCCGCCGCGGGGACGACATCGACATGGGCGGGGGTGACGGAGGCGATCAGCCGGGCCAGATGGGGGACGGGCTCGATGGTGACGACCCGGTCGGCGCGCCGCGCCAGACGCCGGGTCCACGGGCCGTACCACCCGCCGACGTCCACGGCCGTCCCGCCCGCCGGACAGAAGTCCGCCAGCCGCCCGAGCTCCGGCTCGAACCGCGGATAGAGCCCGCCCGCCACGGCAGCCACCCACCGCCCCGGCAACCGCGGCCCCAACCACGCCGCCAACGTCACGACGCTGCCTCCGAGTCCACAGGGCCGGTGGCCCCGGCTCCTGGGGAGGCCCCGGCCCCAGCAGAATTTCCGGGCAACGTGGCGTGGGTGTGGGCGTGGGTGGGGGTGTGGGCAGGGGCAGAGGCGGCAGGCTCACCAGAGGAGGCAGTGTCGGCACGGACATCAGCCTCCCCATCGCATCCCACGTCACCCTCGGAGCCCGCGTCACCCCCGTAAGCCACACCCCCACCGAAGCCGGCACCCTCCCCCAAGAGAGCGTCCTCCCCCAAGAGGGCATCCTGCCCGTCGCCGGTGCCCTCCCTCTTGTCGGCGTCCTCCTCCGCGATCTGCCGTAGCACACGCTCATGTTCTTCGTCGGTGACCTGCACGCCGGAGGACGGCAGGAGTTGGGGAATACCGTCGAGGATCGGATAACGGCGCCGCAGCCGCGGGTTGTAGAGGGCGTCGTCCGGCGCGAGCAGGCGGAGCGGCCCCTTGTCGATCGGGCAGGCAAGAATCCTCAGCAGCGGGTCATCGCGCTTCATGGCTCAACTCCGTTGTCTTGGCGATGGATTGATCGGTGCGGCCGAGTGATCCCTCGTGCGACCGCCCGCCCGCCCCCGGTGCGTCCGAGGGACATCGGAAGGAGGCCGAACGGCGCGCAGAGGTGGCCGAAGGGTGTGGGGCGACGGCCGAAGAACGTGAGGCGAAGGCCGAAGGGTGTGGGGCGGAGGCGGCGGCCGGTGGGGCGGCAAAGTCGGTTGGCGAGGCGACAAGGTCGGTTGGCGGGGCGGCGAAGGCGCCGGGGGTGCCGGCGTCCTGACCGGTCGAGGTGTCGCTGCTCTGCCCCGTCGAGGCGCCGGCGTCATGCCTGTCATGACTCCCACGACTGGCATGCCTGCCATGACTCTCACAACTGCCGTGACTGCCACCACTGCCGTGACTGCCACCACTGCCGTGACTGCCACCACTGCCGTGACTGCGATGACGATCACGACCGTCACGACGGTCACGACCGTCATGGTCGTCATGACGGGGCAGCGCCAGGAGAACGGACAGTGCGACGACGGTGCCGCCCAGCCGCAATGCCAGCCGTACGGGGTTGGCGGGCAGCGGCTCGCCGAAGGCGACCGTGCCGCAGGCGACCGTGAACACGCAGGTCACGGTGGAGCAGACGGGGACGATGACCGAGGCTCGGCAGCGCTGCAGGGCCGTCTGCGACAGAACCAGCCCCGTCGCGCCGGTGAACAGGAGCAGATACGGGTACGGCGACCGGAAGAGCGCCCCGACCGCGGCGGGGATGTCGTGGGTGCCGAGCAGCCCGGACACGCCCTTGATGGCGAGCGAGCTGACCCCGTAGAGCAGCCCCACCGCAACCCCGTACGGCACGCCCGCGGTGGGCAGGCGGTGGCGGCGCCGTGCCCGGCGTTCGGCGGAGCGGTACAGCAGCAACCCCGCGCCGAGCGATGGCACGGCTATGGCGAGCAGTGTCGCGGGCGGTGCCGTACGGGCGATGGCCTGTGCGTCCTGGCCCTGTAAGGAGGCGACGACCATCACCAGCGCGACGAGGATCGTCACGATGCTCTGCCGTTCCCGGCCGCTGGTCCGCTCGCCCAGCACGACCGAGGACAGGAGCAGCAGGAGCACCAGACCCGAGACGAAGATGCCTTGTGCGGCGGCTATGGGGAGGGTGCGGTAGACGGCGAGTTGGGCGGCGAAACCGGCGGCGAGGGCGAGTGAGCCGACGATCCACAGCGGGCTGCTGAGGAGGTGGCGGACGACCCGGGCGGGCCGGCGGGTGCTGAGCGCGGGCAGCCCGGACAGGGCGCGCTTCTCCAACACGAAGCCCGTGCTGTACAGGACGTTGGCGAGCAGCGCGGATGCCACGCCCCACCAGAGCATCGCTGCACTCCCTTCTCTTCGGCTCGCCAGCCCGGTAGCTGGCCGGCGTCGTGGCCCTCCAGTCCGCTGGCTCGGCTCGCTGGTTCTCCGCGATTCGTCCTTTGCGGCTGGGCGGCGTTGGGTGTCGGGCGTGGGGCGCCTTGCCTTGGGTGTCGGGCGTCGGGCGTCGAATGTTGGGCGCTCTGCGTCGTGGCTTGCGGGTTGCGGGTTGTGGGTTGTGGGTGTGTGTCGCGTGTTGCGTGCTGTGTATCAGGTGGTGTGTGGCTGGGTGGGGTGCCGTGTGCGTTCTGCGGTGTGCCTTGCGGGCCTCCTCTTACTCCGGCAACGATTACGGAGAGTAGTCGGTTCCCAGGTTATCTCACTTTGCGTGGTGGGGCTTTGGGCGGTGGGGCTTTGCGTGGTGGGGGTGTGGGTGACCGGCGGGCGTGGGCGAGGAGGATGGAGGCCAGGGGTGGGATGTGGCAGGCGGCGCGGTCCAACGGGCGTAGGGGGCGCGGGACGTCGTGGTAGGGCGCGCCCGCGATCTGTACGACGTCGAAGCCGGAAGCGGTGAGGAAGCCGCGTAGTGCGCGGGCGGTGTAGAGGCGCAGGTGGCCGACGACCTGGGTGCCGGGGCGGCCGTGGATCGCGCGCAGGCTCACCTCCGAGAAGACGGGTTGGATGCCGGCGAGGAGGAGCCCGCGGTTGTACCAGGCGGCGAGGTTGGGGGTGGAGAGCATCAGGTGCCCGCCCGGGCGGAGTACGCGGCGGAGTTCGTCCAGGGCGGCATCGGGGTCGACGAGGTGCTCGATGACCTCGCTGAAGAGCACCGCGTCGGCGGATCCGGTCGTGAACGGGAGCCCGCCGTCGGTGAGTTCGCCGCGTACGACGGCGGGGATGCGGGTCGCGGCACGGCGTAGCGCGTCCTGGGACCAGTCGACGCCGATGATCCGGTGGCCGGCGAGGGGTGTTGCGGCGGTGGCGGCCGCGGTGCCGTCGCCGCAGCCGATGTCCAGGACGGTGGCGGGCGGTGCCCCCACGCGTGCGGGTCCCAGGGCGCGCGCCAGGAGCAGGGCCTGTCGTCGGCTCCGGGCGTCGCCGGATGCGACCGGCACGGAGGGGTTCTCGTAGAAGTCCCGTAGTTGGGAGGGGAGGTGGGGGGTGGGAGGGGAGGGGGCGGGGCTGGTGGTGGGGGGTGGCGGGGTCATCGGGCGCCTCCTTCGGGCGCGGTCGGGGCCGGCGGGGTGGTTGGGGGTGCGGGGTGGGCGGTGGCGGCGAGGGAGGAGCGGAAGAGGGCGGCCAGGTGGTTGGCGGCCGGGGCGTCGAGGAGGGCGTGCGACCAGCGGAGTGCCAGCTGGATCCGGTTGCCGACCGAGACGGTGGTGACGGTCACTCCGCGGGGCATGCGGGCGGGGGCGGAGAACCATACGGCGGTTGCCCGGCCGGCGTCGCCGAAGTCCAGTGGGTAGGGGATGCGGCCGATGTTGGAGAGGAGCGTGGTCGACGTCCAGGGTGCGGCGGCGGAGCGCAGTGTGCGGGTGAGGGCGGCGCGCAGGCCGACGGGGAGTGCGGGGGTGGTCAAGAGCGTTCCGGAAAGCCCGAGTTGGGGTCCGGGTGCGGACTTCAGGGCGCGGGTGCGGGTGGCCGTGTGGTGCAGCAGGCGGGACAGCGCGGCAGGGTCGGGCGGGTCGGCGGTGAGAAGCGCGGCGTCCCGGCGTTCGGCGTCCGGTCCGAAGTCGACGGAGACCAGCCGGGTGCCGTTGCCGATGGGCATCTCGGTACCGCGTGGCCGGTCGTCGACGGGCATGGTGACGACGACCGGGGCGGTGCGGCGGCCGTGGAGCCGGTTCCAGCGGGCGGCCATCAGGCAGGTGGCGACGAGGAGTTGGTCGTTGACCGTGTACGGGGGCGGGGCGTCGGCGGTGCGTGGCGGACGGGCCGGGACGGGGAGTTCGGTGAGCAGCATCCCGTTGCTGGTGCCGTTGCAGATGACGTCGCTGCCGGTGCCGGTGCCGGTGCCGCTGCCGGTCCCGGTGCTGATGTGGTGGGGGGTGATGCGGGCGGGGCGGGTCAGGGGGTGGGTGCGGCCTGTGGGTGGTGTGGCGCCGTTGGGGTCGGGGTGGTCCGGAGCGGGGTGGCGCGATGTGGGGGTGGGGCCGGGGGCGCGTACGGGGGGTGGTGCGGGGGAGTTGTCGGCGCCGCCGTACAGCTCGGCGGTGGTGGCGAGCACGCGGAGGCAGGCCGGGCCGTCCAGTGCGGTGTGGTTGATGGTGAGGAGCAGTACGGTGCCGGCCGAGGCGCCCGGTTGGGCTGTGTGCTCGACGACCTCCAGGCGTACGGGGGGCGAGAGGTGCAGGGGCGGGCAGTGGGTGAGGGCGCGTTCCCGGGCGCGTTCGAGGGCGTCGGGGCCCGGAGGGGGGAAGGAGACCGGGTCGACGTCGGGGGTGGCGGTGAGCTGCCAGGTGTAGCGGCGATGCCACCAGTGGGCCGGGGCCTGGCGCATGAGGATCCGGGGGTGTAGGGCGAGTGCCTGGTGGAACGCGGTACGTAGCCGGCAGTGATCGACCGGCCTGGGGAGGTGCACCTCGATGTGTACGGTCTCCGGCTCGCCGTCCGCCAGGCAGTGCCGGGAGATCTCGTCGACCACGGGGAAGGGGACGTGGGCGATGGTGGGTTGGGTGGGGAGTTGGGGGGCGGGGGGAAGTCCGGCGGGGGTTCGGAGGGCGGCGCGCGGCGCCTTGGCGCGGTTGCCGGGTGAGGTGCTGTCGGGGGTTTCGGAGGGTGTGCCGGAGCGGCTGCCGGGCGGCTCGCCGGGCCGGTCGTCCGGTACGGCGAGGGACGGTTCGCCGCCCGGACTATCGGGCGGTGGGCCGCTGTGCAAGGCGCTGGGCGGGTCGTGCGGGGCCGGTTGCAGTGCGGTCATCGGGCGGTGTCCTCCCCGGTGTCGGCCGGTCGTACGGGACCTGTCGGACGGCTCGGAGACGGGTCGGTTGCGGCCTCCGGGGTGGGGCGCCGATACGGGGCGGCCCAGGAGGGGCCGGCACCGGGAGTCCGCCCGCGGGCCGTGATCAGACGCCCGGCCCGGGCGGGAGGGCCGGCAGGGGAGCGAGGACGGGAGTCAGGAAGGGAGTTGGGAGAGGAGCCGGGAGGGGAGCCGGGAGGGGAGCCAGTAGGGGGTTCGGTGGAGGTGTCGGCAGCGGAGGTGGTTGACGGGGTGTCATGAGGAGTCGGCGGTGGTGTGAAGGGGCGGAGGGGCGGGCCAGTCGGGGGTGTGTGGGTCGGCCGGTCGACTGGCCCGCCGGTCTCTGTGGCGGCTCCCTGAGCGCTTCCCGGGCCGCCGTTCGCTGCCGCTCCGGATCCGCCCGGCCTGTCCAACCCTCCTGATCCGCCGGGCAGTCGGACACTCGGGCGTCCACCAGGTGCGCCCGCACCCGTCCCCGCATCTCCGCCTGTCCCCGCATCTCCGCCCCGATCGCGTCGCGGCAGGGGAGGGCGAACGGTTGATGTCGTGGTCCGTGCGGACGGTGCTGAGAGCGCTGACGGTGTGGAGGGCGTAGACGGTGTGGACGGTGACGAGGGTGCGGAGCCAGGGGGAGTTCCGGACGGCGTGGGTAGGTGTGAAGCGTTTGGCGGGGCCGGGACCGTGACCACGGCTGCGGTCAGGGCGAGCAGGGCGAGGGCCTGGGCGGTGGCGCTGAAGGCTCCGGTGTGTTCGGCGACGGGGTGGCCCGCGCCCAGGGCCGCGGTGATGCCGGCGCCCAGCATGGCCACGAAGGCGAGGGGGGCCAGTACCCGCGGCCGGTAGCGGGCCGCCACGGCCAGCAGCGGCACGATCACCGCGTACGGGCCGGCCGCCATGGCGACCACCGCGGTCAGGGCGAGTGTGCCCAGGACCCAGGAGGGGGCGGGCGGTGGTTGTGGGGCGGGCGGCGGGGTGCGTGGGGTGCGGCGGATGAGGGCGGCGGCGATGAGTACGGCGACACCCAGTACGCCGCCGATGAGGCCGAGGTCGTAGAAGGTGGCCGGGGTGTAGGTGAGTTCGACGGTGCCGCCGGCGCCGGCCGGGACGAGGAACGCCTGCTGCCAGCCGTCGACGCGGAGCGGGGTCAGCTCGTGGCCGTCGAGGGTGGCGTGCCAGCCGTCGTTGGCGTTCTCGTACATCTGGAGGTAGGCGGCCTGACCCGCGCCGATGGCGACGGTGCGGTGGTCACCCGTCCACTTCCCGGCAGTGACCGGACGTGCGGCAGCGGTATCGGGAGAGGGAGAGGAAGAGGAGGAAGCGGCAGAGCGGGCTTTGTTCGTCCTGTCCGTCCCATCCGTCTTGTCCACCGTGCTCGCCCTATCCACCGTGCTCGCCCTATCCGCCGTGCTCGTCGCGCTCGCGGTGCTCGTCCCACTCGCCTCCCCCCGTTGGAGCACCACGTCCGTCAGGGCCAGCGGGCCCTGGTCGCCGGCTTCGACGCGGTGGCGGCCGGAGGGGAGGAGGAGGCGGCCGTCGGGGGCCTCGTCGGCGCAGAGTTGGACGGTGATGGGGCGGCGGTCGGTGAGGTCGCGGACGGAGCCGCTGGCCTTGGTGGCGTGCAGGACGCCGTCGACGGCGAGCATCGGGCCCTGGCCGCAGGCGAGGGAGAAGCGTTTGCCGGGGTCGGGGCGCGGGGTGCGGTAGGAGTCGAGGGCGGGGATGTAGATCTCGCTGAGGCCGACCGGGAGTTGCAGGGGCTGGCCGGCGACCGGGTTGTTGAGGGTGAGTTCCTTGACCTTGCTGATGGTGATGTCGAGGCGGTCGGTGGTGATCGGGTCGAAGCGGGCCTGGCCGTTCTCGTCGACGCCCGCGGTGGCCGCCCCGTAGGGGGAGTTGATCAGGATCTGTTCGGGGCGGGTGGAGATGCCGCCGGCCGCGGCCAGCACGATCTGGTCGATCTTCTTCTTGCCGGGCCAGCGCAGGTGGACGGTGGGTTTGTCGCCCGCGATCCAGGCGGTGGTCAGGTCGCCGTCGACGAGGTTGCGGGGGCTGAGGGACTGCCCGAAGCCGAAGCTGGTGGAGTCGGCGGTGGCGGTGATGCGGTCCTTCTGGTCGGGGGCGATGCGGTCCAACAGGTGGTCGAGTTCGGTGCCGGGGACGGCCAGTGCCTTGCCGGTGACGGTGTACGAGGCGCTGCGGCCGGTGAGGAACTGGCGGTGGAGTCCGACCTCGGCGGAGACGGGGGACAGGCCGCCGGGGTCGCTGCCCCGGTGGAGGGAGATGGTCTGTGCGGGGGAGTCGGATGCGGTGGCGTCGGTGGGGAGTTGGAGGAGCCGGGTGACCTGGACGCCGGGGATGGAGATCTCGGAGAAGCCGGCGCCGGAGAGGCCGGCGCGCGGGGTCTGCGAGCCGAGGATGGTGAGTTTGAGCCAGGCCGCCTTCCCGGGTGGGGCGGCGATCTGCTGGCGGGTGCCGTCGGGACGGAGGGGGCTGTCGGCGCTGCCGTGGTCGGTCTGGATGCGTACGGAGGTGGGGGCGGCGCGGAGGCCGTCGCCGGGGAGGGGGGTGACGGAGAGGGTGGCGGGGATGTCGGTGGGCTTGGTGAAGGCGATGCGGATCCACTGGCCCACGGGGTCGCCGGCGCTGCCTTCGGCCCAGGCGGTGTCGGGGTTGCCGTCGAAGGCGTTGACGGGGTCGTACTGGGGGAGGTGGAAGAGCCAGTTGCCGCTGGTGGAGGCGGTGACGGAGGCGGCGCCGCGGAGGACGGCGGTGGTCTGGTGCTCGATGCCGGTGGTGGGCAGGATCTGCCGGGGCGGGCGGCCGGGGTCCTGGACGCTGTCGGGGTGGTTTCGTTCGTCGGCGGTGTAGGTGTACGAGGTGTTGCTGTTGACGAGCCCGAAGCGGGTGTCGGCGCGGCGCAGGCCGTCGGCGGTGAGTTGGAGCGGTGGGGTGCCGAGGCCGGGGTGGCGGTCGCCGGTGAGGACGGTGGGCCGGTTGCGCAGGGTGGGGTCGGCGGAGAGCTGGAGCAGGGATTCGGGGCCGCCGCTGAGCTGTGCGGTGCCGGCGACGGCCTTGGCGGTGGCCGGGCCGGGTTCGGGGATGCCCTGGGGGCGGTAGATCTCGACGGAGCGCTGGCGCGGGTAGAGGCCCTGGATCTGGACGGGGGCCTCGGCGGGGATCCGGCCGCTGGTCGTCAGGGGGCCGAACGCGGCGACCTTGCGGTAGCCGGACGCCTCCAGGGTGCGGGTGACGGTGCGCGGGGGGACGTAGCCGATCTGGTCGGGGTCGAGGTCGTTGCGTACCACGACGTCGTGGATGCCGGCGCGGTCCAAGTAGTCGCGGAGGCCCGGGACTTCGGCTCCGGTGAGGAGGGCCTGCTCGACGGCGTCCAGGGTGCGGCGGGAGCCGGGGGTGCCGAAGGGGACGAAGTCGCGTTGTGCCCAGGGGGATCGGGCGAGGACGTCGAGGGGTTCGTCGATGGGGGAGCCCCAGGTGTAGATGCCGTGGGCGGTGGCGGGGACGACCAGGGCGCGGCTGCGCGGGGTGTGGGCGGCGAGCCAGTTCGCGGTCTGCTGCCAGTAGGCGGGCAGTTTGGTGAAGGCGCCGGGCTGGAGGACGGTGCCGGTCAGGTACGGCAGGGCGAGCGCGGGCAGGACGAGCAGCGCGGCGGCGGCCGGGAGGGCGCGGTGGCCGGGGAGGCCGCGTGCGCGGCGGCCTTCGGGGCCGTTGCGGCGGGCGGTGCCCAGCAGGTGGGCGAGGCCGAGGGTGAGTGCGAGGGCGAGTCCGGGGGTGAACTTGTAGATGTTGCGGAACGGGCGGAGCCAGCCGTTCAGCCAGTCCTGCCAGAGTCCGTGGGCGGGGCCGCCGAGCGCTCCGCCGTAGCCGGCGAGGGCGATCAGGGCGATGGTCAGGGTGGTCAGCAGCAGCCAGCGCCGTTCGGGCAGGTCGCGGCGGACCAGGCCGGCGAGGCCGAGTGCGGCGGCGAGTGCGGAGCCGAGGACGGCGAAGGCGTTGGCGGTCAGGGTCCAGCCGGCCGGCAGCCAGGGTTTGCCGAAGTTGAGGTAGCCGACCCAGTTGCCGGCGCCGCGCAGCATCTCGGTGGCGGACATGGTGCCGGTGGTGGTGTCGGCCTGCTCGATGAACGGCATGAAGTTCTCGCCGTGGATGCCCAGCAGGAGCAGCGGGACCACCCACCAGACGGTGGCCAGGGCGACGCCGGGCAGCCACCAGGCGAGCAGGGCGCGGCGGCGCGGCCCGGTCCGGGACAGCAGGTACAGGAGGGCGGGCAGCAGGGAGGCGAGGGTGGAGGCCGCGTTGACGCCGCCCATGAAGGGGATCAGCAGTGCCGAGCGGGTGGCGGCGGTGCGGGCGCTGTGGCGCGGGTCGGTGAGCGGCAGCAGGACCCAGGGCAGCAGGGCGCCGGGCAGGGCGGCGGCGGAGGTGGAGCCGATGACGAGGGTGAAGGTCGGCCACAGGGCGTAGCAGGCGGCGGCGAGGAGCCGGGTGGGCGGGGTGCCGAAGCGGAGCCGTTCGGCGAGTCGTAACGCGCCCCAGAACGCGGCGGTGACGATCAGCGACATCCACAGCCGTTCGGCGAGCCAGACGGGCAGGTGGACGAGGTGGGTCAGGCCGTAGTACGGGAGGGTGGGGAAGGCGTAGCCGAAGTACTGGTCGGCGATGCCGCCGAACCCGGCGCGGTCGTGCCAGAGTTGGCCGAGGTCGCCGAGGAACGCCCAGGGGTCGGTGGTCACCCCGAGTTTGGTCTCGAAGGTCATCCTGCCGGGGGCGGGGGCCAGGAATCCGGCCAGGACGGCGGCCCAGAACGCGAACGGCCAGCGCCGGCGGCGGGGTCCGTCGGGTGGTGGGGCGGGGGCGGTGGCCGGGTTGCCTCCGGCGTCCGGTGAGCCCGGTGACAGGTACATCTTCAGCGTCTGGGTCATGGCAACCGCCGGAGGATGAGGAGGAGGTTCCAGGTGGCGATCTCGCGGACGCCCGGGAGGCGGGGGATGGCCTCGGCGAGGAAGGGGGCGTAGCGGGAGCGGGCGGTGACGACGGCGACGTCGTCCCGGGCGCGTACCTGGCGGAGGGTGCGGCCGATGTGGACGGCGAAGAGGTTCTCGCCGAGGGTGTGCTTGGCGGGTCGGCCGGTGCGCCGCCGGTAGCGGGTACGGGCCCGTTCGGCGCCCAGGTAGTGCCAGGGCGCGGTCTCGTGGCCGCCCCAGGGGGACAGCCAGTTGGTGAACGCGACGTAGATCAGGCCGCCGGGGCGGGTGACCCGGACCAGTTCGCTGAGGAAGGTCTGGGGGTCGGCGACGTGTTCCAGGACGTTGGAGGAGAAGCAGACGTCGGCGGCGCCGTCGGCCAGCGGCAGCAGGTAGCCGTCGGCGACCACCGCTCCTTGGGGGGCGTGCCCGCGGGCGGTGAGTTCGGCCGTGTCGGGCTCGAAGAGGTAGCCGTGGGCGCCGCGGCGGCGGAACTCCTCGGTGAAGTGGCCGCTGCCGCCGCCGACGTCGGCGACCACCGCGCCGTCCAGCGGGACGTACCGTTCGACCTGGTCGGCGGCGTCGCGGGCGAGCAGCCGGTAGCAGTGCTCCGGTTCGGTCTGTTCGCGCAGGAAGGCGCGGAAGAGGGCGTAGGACCTGCGCAGCGAGGGGTCGCGCACGGCGGGCCTCACCGGCCGGGCGGGGTGTGGCGGACCGCCTCCGCGGCGACTGCGCGGAAGCTGCGGACGGTGCGGCTCCATCGGAAGCGGGCGGCGCGCTGGGCCGCGGCCAGGCCGAGGGCGTTCCGCCGCCGGGCGCTCAGGGCGAGGGTGCACCAGTGCGCGGCGAACGCGCTCTCGCCGCGCGCCAG
This window encodes:
- a CDS encoding class I SAM-dependent methyltransferase; this encodes MTPPPPTTSPAPSPPTPHLPSQLRDFYENPSVPVASGDARSRRQALLLARALGPARVGAPPATVLDIGCGDGTAAATAATPLAGHRIIGVDWSQDALRRAATRIPAVVRGELTDGGLPFTTGSADAVLFSEVIEHLVDPDAALDELRRVLRPGGHLMLSTPNLAAWYNRGLLLAGIQPVFSEVSLRAIHGRPGTQVVGHLRLYTARALRGFLTASGFDVVQIAGAPYHDVPRPLRPLDRAACHIPPLASILLAHARRSPTPPPRKAPPPKAPPRKVR
- a CDS encoding rod shape-determining protein — translated: MTICLAQLRRCSAAVDLGAARTRVYVKNQGLVVDEPTVAAVNTRSGSLLAVGAQAEVMEGRTPDYIKVVRPVSNGTVVDIDMAQRLLRHLVGDKLRKTWRRRPSMRAAVCLPYGSEPLAQRAAVETLTGLGARRVELVDTLVAAAVGCGLPVEQPEATMIVVCGAGTTQVAVLSLGSIVAAETVPVGGNAIDHAVIQHLRLHHELMLPGQSVRPLHLMFAGEGELTPGTTEVHGRDVVSGLARSVHVDTERVRRAIITPLTAILDGIGAVLRRCPPDLVADLGERGIMLAGGSAVIPGLEPMIHEATTMPVHIADRPGTCAVQGLGAMIEGKVQPLHLDPMAP
- a CDS encoding condensation protein; the encoded protein is MTALQPAPHDPPSALHSGPPPDSPGGEPSLAVPDDRPGEPPGSRSGTPSETPDSTSPGNRAKAPRAALRTPAGLPPAPQLPTQPTIAHVPFPVVDEISRHCLADGEPETVHIEVHLPRPVDHCRLRTAFHQALALHPRILMRQAPAHWWHRRYTWQLTATPDVDPVSFPPPGPDALERARERALTHCPPLHLSPPVRLEVVEHTAQPGASAGTVLLLTINHTALDGPACLRVLATTAELYGGADNSPAPPPVRAPGPTPTSRHPAPDHPDPNGATPPTGRTHPLTRPARITPHHISTGTGSGTGTGTGSDVICNGTSNGMLLTELPVPARPPRTADAPPPYTVNDQLLVATCLMAARWNRLHGRRTAPVVVTMPVDDRPRGTEMPIGNGTRLVSVDFGPDAERRDAALLTADPPDPAALSRLLHHTATRTRALKSAPGPQLGLSGTLLTTPALPVGLRAALTRTLRSAAAPWTSTTLLSNIGRIPYPLDFGDAGRATAVWFSAPARMPRGVTVTTVSVGNRIQLALRWSHALLDAPAANHLAALFRSSLAATAHPAPPTTPPAPTAPEGGAR
- a CDS encoding FkbM family methyltransferase is translated as MTLAAWLGPRLPGRWVAAVAGGLYPRFEPELGRLADFCPAGGTAVDVGGWYGPWTRRLARRADRVVTIEPVPHLARLIASVTPAHVDVVPAAATDHAGCATLWLPPNGRGDRGVSSLVRRELHTTALDVPCLPLDGLELSAVTLIKIDVDGGELAVLRGAVRTVERELPALFVELETRIQPLAPVLEWTAARGYRGWVLPHDRWLPLADFDLPAHQSRTSHVAEHGLLRRSLAPHRRYVNSVLFLPDGARPGPVASAPAAASAGSAASVRDHVHHEPRH